In Puntigrus tetrazona isolate hp1 chromosome 7, ASM1883169v1, whole genome shotgun sequence, the following are encoded in one genomic region:
- the LOC122348904 gene encoding histone H3-like produces MARTKQTARKSTGGKAPRKQLATKAARKSAPATGGVKKPHRYRPGTVALREIRRYQKSTELLIRKLPFQRLVREIAQDFKTDLRFQSSAVMALQEASEAYLVGLFEDTNLLSIMSGRGKGGKGLGKGGAKRHRKVLRDNIQGITKPAIRRLARRGGVKRISGLIYEETRGVLKVFLENVIRDAVTYTEHAKRKTVTAMDVVYALKRQGRTLYGFGG; encoded by the exons ATGGCGAGAACCAAGCAGACAGCTCGTAAATCCACCGGCGGTAAAGCCCCGAGGAAGCAGCTCGCTACTAAAGCCGCCCGAAAGAGCGCCCCTGCCACCGGCGGCGTCAAGAAGCCCCATCGTTACAGGCCCGGGACCGTGGCTCTCCGAGAGATCCGCCGTTATCAGAAGTCCACCGAGCTGCTGATCCGCAAGCTGCCTTTCCAGCGCTTGGTGCGAGAAATCGCGCAGGATTTCAAGACGGACCTGCGCTTCCAGAGCTCCGCCGTCATGGCCCTGCAGGAGGCCAGCGAGGCTTATTTGGTCGGTCTGTTTGAGGACACCAATCT cttgtCGATCATGTCTGGAAGAGGCAAAGGCGGTAAAGGACTCGGGAAAGGAGGCGCTAAGCGTCACCGTAAAGTGCTGCGCGATAACATCCAGGGAATCACCAAACCCGCCATTCGTCGTCTCGCTCGCCGCGGCGGAGTCAAGCGTATCTCCGGTCTGATCTACGAGGAGACCCGCGGGGTGTTGAAGGTTTTCCTGGAGAACGTTATCCGGGATGCCGTCACCTACACCGAGCACGCCAAGAGAAAGACCGTCACCGCCATGGACGTAGTGTACGCGCTCAAACGACAGGGACGCACCTTGTACGGCTTCGGAGGATAA
- the LOC122348882 gene encoding histone H2A-like, translating into MSGRGKTGGKARAKAKTRSSRAGLQFPVGRVHRLLRKGNYGERVGAGAPVYLAAVLEYLTAEILELAGNAARDNKKTRIIPRHLQLAVRNDEELNKLLGGVTIAQGGVLPNIQAVLLPKKTEKPAKTK; encoded by the coding sequence ATGAGCGGCAGAGGAAAAACCGGAGGAAAAGCCCGAGCCAAGGCTAAGACTCGCTCGTCCAGGGCAGGCCTGCAGTTCCCCGTCGGTCGTGTTCACAGACTCCTCCGCAAAGGAAACTACGGAGAGCGTGTCGGTGCCGGTGCTCCCGTCTATCTGGCGGCTGTGCTCGAGTACCTGACCGCTGAGATCCTGGAGTTGGCCGGAAACGCCGCTCGGGACAACAAGAAGACCCGTATCATTCCCCGTCACCTGCAGCTGGCGGTGCGCAACGACGAGGAGCTGAACAAACTCCTGGGCGGAGTGACCATCGCTCAGGGCGGCGTGCTGCCCAACATCCAGGCCGTGCTGCTGCCCAAGAAGACCGAGAAACCCGCCAAGACCAAGTGA
- the LOC122348298 gene encoding histone H2B-like, which produces MPEPAKSAPKKGSKKAVTKTAGKGGKKRRKSRKESYAIYVYKVLKQVHPDTGISSKAMGIMNSFVNDIFERIAGEASRLAHYNKRSTITSREIQTAVRLLLPGELAKHAVSEGTKAVTKYTSSK; this is translated from the coding sequence ATGCCTGAACCCGCCAAGTCCGCGCCCAAGAAAGGCTCCAAAAAGGCCGTCACAAAGACCGCCGGTAAAGGAGGAAAGAAGCGCAGAAAGAGCAGGAAGGAGAGCTACGCTATCTACGTCTACAAAGTCCTGAAGCAGGTTCATCCCGACACCGGGATCTCTTCCAAGGCGATGGGGATCATGAACTCTTTCGTCAACGACATCTTCGAGCGCATCGCCGGTGAAGCGTCTCGTCTCGCTCACTACAACAAGCGCTCCACCATCACTTCCAGAGAGATCCAGACCGCCGTGCGTCTGCTGCTGCCCGGGGAGCTGGCCAAACACGCCGTGTCTGAGGGCACCAAGGCCGTGACCAAGTACACCAGCTCCAAGTAG